Proteins encoded by one window of Blautia faecicola:
- the lysS gene encoding lysine--tRNA ligase — protein MAEQKKQEQDTNQLLKVRREKLAELQANGKDPFQITKFNQTHHSLEVKEIYEAHEAELLKDHKEPEVEGLDEEQKKEVLKKDYEERRSIMDANPIHVAVAGRMMFKRVMGKASFCNIQDLQGNIQVYVARDAIGTDSYADFKKSDIGDIFGLEGFAFRTRTGEISIHAEKMTLLSKSLQILPEKFHGLTDTDTRYRQRYVDLIMNQESKKVFIKRSQILKEIRNFLSGRDFMEVETPMLVANAGGAAARPFETHYNALNEDVKLRISLELYLKRLIVGGLERVFEIGRVFRNEGVDTRHNPEFTLMELYQAYTDYEGMMELTESMFRYLAEKVCGSTKISYNGIEIDLGKPFERLTMNDAIKKYAGIDFDQVADDEAAKKLAEEHHIAYEERHKKGDIINLFFEEFCEKELIQPTFIMDHPIEISPLTKKKPSDPTKVERFELFINTWEMCNAYSELNDPIDQRERFAAQEEAFAAGDDEANHTDEDFLNALEIGMPPTGGIGYGIDRLVMLLTDSQAIRDVLLFPTMKSLDGVNKKNDVNNTASEAPEKNVKTESEKIDFSKVKVEPLFEEFVDFDTFSKSDFRAVKVKECVAVPKSKKLLQFTLDDGTGTDRTILSGIHSFYEPEELVGKTLIAITNLPPRAMMGIDSCGMLLSAIHEEEGEEKLHLLMVDDHIPAGAKLY, from the coding sequence GTGGCAGAGCAGAAGAAGCAGGAGCAGGATACGAATCAGTTATTAAAGGTGCGCCGTGAGAAACTGGCAGAACTGCAGGCAAACGGCAAAGACCCGTTCCAGATTACCAAATTTAACCAGACACATCATTCCCTTGAGGTAAAAGAGATTTATGAAGCGCATGAAGCGGAACTTCTCAAAGACCATAAGGAACCGGAAGTAGAAGGTCTGGATGAAGAACAGAAAAAAGAAGTTCTGAAGAAAGACTATGAAGAAAGAAGAAGCATCATGGATGCAAACCCGATTCATGTAGCCGTAGCAGGCCGTATGATGTTCAAGAGAGTGATGGGAAAAGCTTCTTTCTGTAATATCCAGGATCTGCAGGGAAATATTCAGGTATACGTGGCAAGAGATGCCATCGGCACCGATTCCTACGCAGACTTTAAAAAATCTGATATTGGCGATATTTTCGGTCTGGAAGGATTTGCTTTCAGAACAAGAACCGGTGAGATTTCTATCCATGCAGAGAAAATGACGCTGTTATCCAAGAGTTTACAGATTCTTCCGGAAAAATTCCATGGTCTGACCGATACGGATACCCGTTATCGTCAGAGATATGTAGATCTGATCATGAACCAGGAAAGCAAGAAAGTCTTTATCAAACGTTCTCAGATCCTCAAAGAGATCCGTAACTTCCTTTCCGGACGTGACTTTATGGAAGTAGAAACACCGATGCTGGTTGCAAATGCAGGTGGTGCTGCGGCAAGACCGTTCGAAACACATTACAATGCACTGAACGAAGATGTAAAACTGCGTATTTCTCTGGAACTGTACCTGAAGAGACTGATCGTTGGTGGTCTGGAGAGAGTCTTCGAGATTGGACGAGTATTCCGTAACGAAGGTGTGGACACCCGTCATAACCCGGAATTCACCCTGATGGAGCTGTACCAGGCATATACTGATTATGAAGGCATGATGGAACTGACCGAGTCCATGTTCCGTTATCTGGCAGAAAAAGTCTGCGGTTCCACAAAGATCTCCTACAATGGCATCGAGATCGATCTTGGAAAACCGTTTGAGCGTCTGACCATGAACGATGCCATCAAAAAATATGCAGGTATCGATTTCGACCAGGTTGCAGATGATGAAGCTGCAAAAAAACTGGCAGAAGAACATCATATCGCATACGAAGAGCGCCACAAAAAAGGCGATATCATCAACCTGTTCTTCGAAGAGTTCTGCGAGAAAGAACTGATCCAGCCGACCTTTATCATGGATCATCCGATCGAGATCTCACCGCTGACCAAGAAGAAACCTTCCGATCCTACCAAGGTAGAACGTTTCGAGCTGTTTATCAACACATGGGAAATGTGTAATGCATACTCCGAGCTGAACGATCCGATCGATCAGCGCGAACGTTTTGCAGCACAGGAAGAAGCATTTGCAGCAGGTGATGATGAAGCCAACCATACAGATGAAGACTTCCTGAACGCCCTGGAGATCGGTATGCCTCCGACAGGTGGTATCGGATACGGTATCGACCGTCTGGTAATGCTGCTGACAGACAGCCAGGCAATCAGGGATGTACTGCTCTTCCCGACAATGAAGTCCTTAGATGGTGTAAATAAGAAAAATGATGTAAATAATACAGCTTCTGAAGCACCTGAAAAAAATGTAAAAACTGAGTCTGAAAAGATTGATTTTTCTAAGGTAAAGGTAGAGCCTTTATTTGAGGAATTTGTTGATTTTGATACATTCAGCAAGTCAGATTTCCGTGCAGTAAAGGTTAAAGAGTGTGTTGCAGTACCGAAGTCAAAGAAACTGTTACAGTTTACTCTTGATGACGGAACAGGCACAGACAGAACCATTTTAAGCGGTATTCATAGCTTTTATGAGCCGGAAGAACTGGTTGGAAAGACTCTTATTGCTATCACAAATCTTCCACCGAGAGCTATGATGGGCATTGACTCTTGCGGTATGCTCCTCAGTGCTATCCACGAAGAAGAAGGCGAAGAAAAGCTCCATCTTCTGATGGTTGATGACCATATTCCGGCAGGTGCAAAGCTCTATTAA
- the greA gene encoding transcription elongation factor GreA — translation MEAKKNLLTYAGLKKLEDELHDLKVVKRKEVAEKIKEAREQGDLSENAEYDAAKDEQRDIELRIEEIEKILKNAEVVVEDEVDEGKINVGCKVKVLDMEYDEEMDFQLVGSTEANSLQGKISNESPVGKALIGAKQGDVVDVELADGEVMQYKVLKIERNI, via the coding sequence ATGGAAGCAAAGAAAAACTTACTCACATATGCCGGACTGAAAAAACTGGAAGATGAATTACATGACCTGAAGGTTGTAAAAAGAAAAGAAGTAGCAGAAAAGATCAAGGAAGCCAGAGAACAGGGAGACCTTTCCGAGAATGCAGAGTACGATGCAGCAAAAGATGAACAGAGAGATATCGAACTTCGTATTGAAGAGATTGAGAAGATCCTGAAAAATGCAGAAGTTGTTGTGGAAGATGAAGTTGACGAAGGCAAGATCAACGTTGGTTGCAAAGTAAAAGTTCTGGATATGGAATATGATGAAGAGATGGATTTTCAGCTGGTTGGTTCCACAGAAGCAAACAGCCTGCAGGGAAAAATCTCCAATGAATCTCCTGTTGGAAAAGCTCTGATCGGAGCAAAACAGGGTGATGTGGTAGATGTAGAACTGGCTGACGGCGAAGTTATGCAGTATAAAGTATTGAAAATCGAGAGAAATATCTAA
- a CDS encoding ParA family protein has protein sequence MSNCKTIAVCNQKGGVGKTTTTVNLGVGLAMQGKKVLLIDADPQGDLTTCLGWQDTDGLGITLATKLTDVINETMTDPMVGILHHEEGVDLVPANLELSAMEFNLVNAMSRETTLKNYLSQVKNRYDYVIIDCMPSLGMVTLNALSAADSVIIPVQAQYLPAKGMTQLVQTISKVKKYINPDIKIDGMLLTLVDSRTNLAKSTVEALRANFGNQIRMYRTQIPIAVKAAETSSKGKSIYAYEPNSTVSKAYTEFTKEVLADGRKKERLHSHEAR, from the coding sequence GTGTCGAACTGCAAAACGATTGCCGTATGCAATCAGAAAGGCGGAGTCGGTAAAACCACTACAACGGTTAATCTTGGAGTCGGACTTGCAATGCAGGGCAAGAAAGTATTGCTCATAGACGCAGACCCGCAGGGCGATTTAACGACTTGTCTTGGTTGGCAGGATACAGACGGTTTGGGTATCACGCTTGCAACGAAACTCACAGATGTAATCAATGAAACGATGACAGACCCTATGGTTGGTATCCTGCACCACGAAGAAGGTGTTGACCTTGTTCCGGCAAACCTTGAGCTTTCAGCAATGGAATTTAACCTTGTAAACGCAATGAGCAGAGAAACTACCCTCAAGAATTATTTGAGTCAAGTGAAAAACAGATATGATTATGTAATTATAGACTGTATGCCTTCACTTGGTATGGTTACTCTCAATGCTTTATCGGCGGCAGACAGTGTTATCATTCCGGTTCAGGCTCAGTATTTGCCTGCAAAGGGTATGACACAGCTTGTGCAGACCATTTCAAAAGTAAAGAAGTATATCAATCCGGATATTAAGATAGACGGTATGCTTCTTACTTTGGTGGATAGCCGAACAAACCTTGCAAAGAGTACAGTGGAAGCACTCAGGGCGAATTTTGGTAATCAGATAAGAATGTATCGAACACAAATCCCGATTGCCGTAAAAGCCGCTGAAACTTCTTCCAAAGGCAAGAGCATTTATGCTTATGAGCCAAACAGTACAGTGTCTAAGGCATACACTGAATTTACAAAGGAGGTGTTAGCCGATGGCAGGAAGAAAGAGCGACTTCACTCTCACGAAGCTCGATGA
- a CDS encoding ParB/RepB/Spo0J family partition protein produces the protein MAGRKSDFTLTKLDDLFTTQAQRDEEQLSKIRDIPLELIDDFPDHPFKVRDDEDMMQLVESVKERGVITPATVRQKEDGRYELVSGHRRKRACELAGFETLRSEIVDLNRDEATILMVESNFQRSEILPSEKAFAYKMRLEAMKRQAGRPSKENGVPVGHNSIVGKSREILASESQDSNTQIQRYVRLTNLVPELLEFVDEGRIKMRPAVELSYLDEDCQRDVVDEIDLNDATPSHDQTIRMRKLFNEGNLTTEAIHAVMSEEKPNQREKIVLRGDRVRQLIPKNIPVSQTEDFVCKALEHYNKFLRNRAERDSR, from the coding sequence ATGGCAGGAAGAAAGAGCGACTTCACTCTCACGAAGCTCGATGATTTATTTACCACGCAGGCACAAAGAGATGAAGAACAGCTTTCAAAAATCCGAGATATTCCGTTAGAGCTGATTGATGATTTTCCCGACCACCCGTTTAAGGTCAGGGACGATGAAGATATGATGCAGCTTGTGGAGAGTGTCAAGGAAAGAGGGGTTATTACTCCGGCAACGGTAAGGCAGAAAGAGGACGGCAGATATGAACTTGTTTCAGGGCACAGACGAAAGCGAGCGTGTGAACTGGCAGGATTTGAAACACTGCGAAGTGAGATTGTAGACCTGAACAGAGATGAAGCGACCATTTTAATGGTTGAGAGTAATTTTCAGAGGTCAGAGATATTGCCGAGTGAAAAAGCCTTTGCTTATAAAATGCGTTTGGAAGCAATGAAAAGGCAAGCAGGCAGACCGAGCAAAGAAAATGGAGTCCCAGTGGGACACAATTCTATTGTGGGTAAATCAAGAGAGATTTTAGCTTCTGAGAGTCAGGATAGTAACACACAAATACAGCGTTATGTTCGTCTGACAAACCTTGTTCCCGAACTGCTTGAATTTGTTGATGAGGGGCGTATTAAAATGCGTCCTGCCGTAGAACTTTCCTATCTTGATGAAGATTGCCAGCGTGATGTGGTTGATGAAATTGACCTGAATGACGCAACCCCGTCACACGACCAGACAATCCGTATGCGAAAGTTATTCAACGAGGGCAATCTTACAACAGAAGCAATCCACGCTGTTATGTCTGAGGAAAAGCCGAACCAAAGGGAAAAAATCGTGTTGAGGGGCGACAGAGTAAGACAGCTTATCCCGAAAAACATTCCCGTCAGTCAGACGGAGGATTTTGTCTGCAAGGCATTGGAGCATTATAACAAGTTTTTGCGTAACCGTGCAGAGCGTGACAGCAGATAG
- the dusB gene encoding tRNA dihydrouridine synthase DusB, whose protein sequence is MKLQIGNVTLPNPVVLAPMAGVTDLPFRLLCKEQGVGLLCMEMVSAKAIYYKNKNTQDLMRILPEERPVSLQLFGSDPKIMSEMAKQIEEKPFDILDVNMGCPVPKVVNNGEGSALMKDPKLVREIVTAMAKAIDKPVTVKIRKGFDEDHVNAVEIAKIIEDSGAAAIAVHGRTRQQFYSGKADWEIIRKVKEAVSIPVIGNGDVDSPQKAKALLEETGCDGVMIGRAAQGNPWIFGQTVEYLEHGTIPKKPELSEVKEMIRRHAGLQMKYKSELTAMREMRKHVAWYTAGYPHSAQLRAAVNEVQSMEELEQLLEGWN, encoded by the coding sequence ATGAAACTTCAGATAGGAAATGTAACATTGCCGAACCCTGTGGTTCTGGCTCCGATGGCAGGTGTAACAGACCTGCCATTTCGTCTGCTGTGCAAAGAACAGGGCGTGGGACTTTTATGTATGGAGATGGTCAGTGCCAAGGCAATCTATTATAAGAATAAAAATACACAGGATCTGATGCGGATCCTGCCGGAGGAACGACCGGTATCGTTGCAGCTGTTTGGCTCAGATCCGAAGATCATGAGCGAGATGGCAAAACAGATCGAAGAAAAACCGTTTGATATCCTGGATGTCAATATGGGATGCCCGGTGCCGAAGGTGGTAAATAACGGCGAGGGATCCGCACTGATGAAGGATCCGAAACTGGTCCGCGAGATCGTGACGGCGATGGCAAAGGCGATCGACAAGCCAGTGACGGTAAAGATACGAAAAGGATTTGACGAGGATCATGTCAATGCGGTGGAGATTGCAAAGATCATCGAGGACAGTGGAGCGGCAGCGATCGCGGTTCATGGACGGACGCGGCAGCAGTTTTATTCCGGGAAGGCAGACTGGGAGATCATCCGGAAAGTGAAAGAGGCTGTGTCGATCCCGGTGATCGGAAACGGAGATGTGGATTCGCCGCAGAAAGCGAAAGCACTTCTTGAAGAGACCGGCTGTGACGGCGTGATGATCGGCCGCGCCGCACAGGGCAATCCCTGGATCTTCGGGCAGACCGTAGAATATCTGGAACACGGCACGATCCCGAAGAAACCGGAACTTTCTGAAGTGAAGGAGATGATCCGGCGCCATGCCGGTCTGCAGATGAAATATAAGAGTGAGCTTACCGCGATGCGTGAGATGCGAAAACATGTGGCGTGGTATACGGCAGGGTATCCGCATTCGGCACAGCTTCGGGCAGCAGTGAATGAAGTACAGAGCATGGAAGAACTGGAACAGTTGCTGGAAGGGTGGAACTGA
- a CDS encoding zinc-ribbon domain-containing protein, translating to MNNSLAEVHPELISEWSEKNLPLTPEDITFGSNKKVWWKGACGHEWQTSVKARSNGEKCPICSGARVIAGINDLATLEPLLVKQWSKKNKIKPTEVSIGSHKKVIWRCEKGHEWEAAVKSRTINKTGCPYCSHNKVLAGFNDLATLLPDIAAEWSDRNYPLLPTQVTVFANRKAWWKCKDCGREWNSLISTRSGGSKCPYCSGYIFLKGFNDLQTTHPEIASEWSEKNLPLKPDEVNAKSRKNVWWRCSKCGNEWKSVINARVKGTVCPVCAEREVLAGYNDLATTDNQLLIEWDYEKNKFQPTEVSRNSAKRVWWKCRHGHSWSMKINERTILNKGCRICEQEYLFLFPALAVSYYSNRKGLKAELGSDRLLGVPLETYIPSEKLAIESESADENIEIMKEYMCKQRGIRLIKLPMKGTELDYADSLKRTFQSVHIFISSDTEEDVEIIRNTFERWRNSQ from the coding sequence ATGAATAACAGTTTAGCAGAAGTACACCCAGAACTCATTTCGGAGTGGTCGGAGAAGAACTTACCACTTACGCCTGAAGATATTACCTTTGGTTCAAATAAAAAAGTATGGTGGAAAGGTGCTTGCGGTCACGAATGGCAGACAAGCGTTAAGGCTCGTTCTAATGGAGAAAAATGCCCGATATGTTCCGGTGCGAGAGTGATTGCAGGTATTAACGATTTGGCGACATTAGAGCCATTACTGGTAAAGCAGTGGTCGAAAAAGAATAAGATAAAACCGACAGAGGTTTCTATTGGTTCTCATAAGAAAGTGATTTGGAGATGTGAGAAAGGACACGAGTGGGAAGCTGCCGTTAAGAGCAGGACAATAAATAAAACAGGTTGTCCGTATTGCTCCCATAATAAAGTGTTGGCAGGATTTAATGACCTTGCAACACTTCTGCCGGATATAGCAGCCGAGTGGTCGGACAGAAATTATCCGTTACTTCCAACTCAGGTTACGGTCTTTGCTAATCGAAAGGCTTGGTGGAAGTGTAAGGATTGCGGCAGAGAGTGGAACAGCCTTATCTCTACCCGTTCCGGTGGGAGTAAATGCCCGTATTGCAGTGGGTACATATTCCTGAAAGGGTTTAACGATTTGCAGACAACACACCCTGAAATTGCTTCGGAGTGGTCGGAGAAGAACTTGCCATTAAAACCTGATGAAGTAAATGCAAAGTCGAGGAAAAATGTCTGGTGGAGGTGCAGTAAATGCGGTAACGAGTGGAAATCAGTTATCAATGCCCGTGTGAAAGGTACGGTATGCCCCGTTTGTGCGGAGAGAGAAGTCCTTGCCGGATATAATGATTTGGCGACAACAGATAATCAGCTTCTTATCGAATGGGATTATGAAAAGAATAAATTTCAACCGACAGAAGTATCACGAAATTCAGCAAAGAGAGTGTGGTGGAAATGCAGGCACGGTCATTCGTGGAGTATGAAGATAAATGAAAGAACGATATTGAATAAAGGCTGTCGAATTTGTGAGCAGGAGTATTTATTTCTATTTCCTGCTTTGGCTGTCAGCTATTATTCTAATAGGAAAGGCTTGAAAGCAGAACTTGGTTCAGACCGATTGCTTGGAGTTCCGCTTGAAACATACATACCTTCAGAAAAGTTGGCTATTGAGTCAGAAAGTGCCGACGAGAATATAGAAATAATGAAAGAGTATATGTGTAAGCAACGAGGAATAAGGCTGATTAAACTGCCGATGAAAGGCACAGAACTGGATTATGCCGACAGCTTAAAAAGAACTTTTCAGAGCGTACATATATTTATTTCTTCCGATACCGAGGAAGATGTGGAGATAATCAGAAATACATTTGAAAGATGGAGGAACAGCCAATGA
- a CDS encoding SpaA isopeptide-forming pilin-related protein: MIKSKFKRVTSLFLATLMCVTTFAGIGSTTAFAASGEKADVYMVDFPRDGDANYDGVWGHSNLTLKNGWHTGRSNFTNLKAIGSYSGNVAYCIEPGVSLKVGQTMNKYDENYFNNLAANGVISGDEIRLFVGRILQYGYRGTISTSWRSQNEAAANSIAQAYATQLLIWETVIGERDANFNHVAASGCSNVKDVINAKHPLRNKIFSYYNSMVQSVQNHATIPSFCNKSSGSAKTIELEWNGSKYTTTLTDSNNVLSKYDFKASISGVSFSVDGNKLTVSMDTAPSKEFTITATKKNAVRRGVVVWSEGKHNQNSSVQDVVSYAQEVSDSINGYVKMKVSYGSCQIVKTSEDGKVDGINFTINGNGINQTVTTANGGKFQIDNLMPGIYTVTEQAYDKYEPQETHRVTVVAGQVAKVTFNNKLKRGDLQVVKSSEDNLVEGVKFHLFGTSLSGAAVDQYAVTDKNGVATFKDVLISGSEPYTLEEVDTAIRYVVPKNQTAPVKWKEVTTRNFNNILKKFTVTVTKSDAEKGEAQGNAKLSGAVYGIYKGETLVDKYVTDENGQFTTKEYVCDTDWTIREITPSEGYLLDKTIHKVGADPKLYEVEHNLTSNDVTEQVIKGNVAIIKHTDDGETKIETPEKGASFEIYLKSAGSYDAANKDERDTIVCDENGFGQTKDMPYGIYTVHQTSGWEGREMMDDFDVFISQNAQTYRYLINNRNFESFVNVVKVDAESGKSIPYAGAGFKIYDPQGNQVKMTFTYPTPTTIDVFYTDANGSLVTPEKLDYGKGYSIVEVQAPYGYVLDDTPVYFDITEENSTEEGGVTVVKVNKPNMAQKGTIMVEKTGEVFSGVNVSGSEDSDVIYQPVYEVAGLEGAVYEVRAAEDISTPDGTLRYSKGEVVDTITTSSNGFVKSKELYLGKYEVKEITAPYGMVVSGETHTVEFTYAGQNISVTETSTSFYNERQKVQVSLAKAIEKDKTFGIGDNGEIKNISFGLYAAEDIVSASGTVIPADGLIEIVSVNENGTADMKSDLPFGKYYVKEIATDEHYVLSDTKYPVAFEYAGQDTATVEIKVNDGKEIKNELIYGSVSGKKIDENGEALEGAVIGIFKAEETEFTKDTALMTTTSAKDGSFSFAKVPYGKWIVREIEQPKGFVLDEKAYEVNISEAEQVVEIEIVNEYVHGNIRLTKVDAEYPDNKLTGATFEVYKDTNENGKIDDGDELIGNLEETETGIYEMKELLYGKYIVRETKAPEGFLLDKGEYSVFIEKDETTYSVENKAGVGFINEAMRGTLKIVKTSSDGKVKGFAFRVTGANGYDMTFETDKNGEIVIEGLRIGEYTVSEVANNASAAYITPADQNVTIKLDETAVVKMHNELRDTPKTGDDTNMKFWYVLAGLSAVGIAVTSVVAHKKKKKEGNE, from the coding sequence ATGATAAAGTCAAAATTCAAAAGAGTCACGTCGCTTTTCTTGGCGACCCTTATGTGTGTGACCACTTTTGCAGGCATTGGCTCGACCACGGCATTTGCAGCTTCGGGAGAAAAAGCCGATGTTTATATGGTCGATTTCCCTCGTGATGGCGATGCTAATTACGATGGGGTATGGGGACATAGCAATTTGACCTTGAAAAATGGTTGGCATACCGGACGTTCCAATTTTACCAATCTAAAGGCTATCGGCTCATACTCAGGCAATGTTGCTTATTGTATTGAGCCGGGAGTTTCGCTCAAGGTCGGTCAGACAATGAATAAGTATGACGAAAATTATTTTAATAACCTTGCAGCCAACGGGGTTATTTCCGGAGATGAAATCCGTCTTTTCGTTGGTCGTATTTTACAGTATGGCTACCGTGGGACAATCTCGACATCTTGGAGGTCACAGAATGAAGCAGCAGCAAACAGCATTGCACAGGCTTATGCCACACAGCTTCTTATCTGGGAAACTGTTATCGGAGAGCGTGATGCGAACTTCAATCATGTAGCAGCCAGTGGTTGCAGCAATGTGAAAGATGTCATCAATGCAAAGCATCCGCTCCGCAATAAGATTTTTAGTTATTACAACAGTATGGTGCAGAGTGTACAGAACCATGCGACCATACCGAGCTTTTGTAATAAATCATCCGGTTCGGCAAAGACAATAGAACTTGAGTGGAACGGAAGTAAGTACACAACTACTCTGACAGACTCCAATAATGTGCTTTCCAAATATGATTTTAAGGCAAGTATCAGTGGAGTGAGTTTTTCGGTAGACGGCAACAAACTTACGGTTTCTATGGATACTGCACCGAGTAAGGAATTTACCATTACCGCAACCAAGAAAAATGCAGTCCGCAGAGGTGTGGTTGTATGGTCAGAGGGTAAACACAACCAAAATTCCAGTGTGCAAGATGTTGTCAGCTATGCTCAGGAAGTAAGCGACAGTATCAACGGTTATGTGAAGATGAAAGTCAGCTATGGTTCTTGTCAGATTGTAAAGACAAGTGAGGACGGCAAGGTTGATGGTATCAACTTCACGATTAACGGAAACGGTATCAATCAGACGGTTACAACAGCCAATGGCGGTAAGTTCCAGATTGATAACCTTATGCCGGGTATCTATACCGTAACCGAGCAGGCATACGACAAGTATGAGCCGCAGGAAACACATAGAGTTACCGTTGTAGCAGGGCAGGTTGCAAAGGTCACTTTCAATAACAAATTGAAGCGTGGCGACCTTCAGGTGGTTAAATCCTCAGAAGATAACCTCGTAGAAGGTGTGAAGTTCCATCTTTTCGGTACTTCTCTTTCCGGTGCTGCCGTTGACCAGTATGCAGTTACGGATAAAAACGGTGTGGCAACTTTCAAAGATGTGCTTATCAGTGGTTCTGAACCATATACCCTTGAAGAAGTAGACACAGCTATCCGTTATGTTGTGCCGAAAAATCAGACTGCACCAGTGAAGTGGAAAGAAGTAACCACAAGAAACTTCAACAATATTTTGAAGAAATTTACTGTAACAGTAACAAAGAGCGACGCAGAGAAAGGCGAAGCACAGGGCAATGCCAAACTTTCAGGAGCAGTTTACGGTATCTATAAGGGAGAAACGCTTGTTGATAAGTATGTTACTGATGAAAACGGTCAGTTCACTACCAAAGAATATGTTTGTGATACCGACTGGACAATCCGTGAAATTACACCGAGTGAAGGCTATCTCCTTGATAAGACCATTCACAAGGTAGGTGCAGACCCGAAACTTTATGAGGTGGAACACAACCTTACTTCCAATGATGTAACCGAGCAGGTAATCAAAGGTAACGTGGCTATCATTAAACACACTGATGATGGAGAAACAAAGATTGAAACTCCTGAAAAGGGTGCTTCCTTTGAGATTTATTTGAAATCTGCCGGAAGCTATGACGCAGCCAATAAAGACGAGAGAGATACTATCGTTTGCGATGAAAATGGCTTCGGTCAGACAAAAGATATGCCGTATGGTATTTATACCGTACACCAGACTTCCGGTTGGGAAGGCAGAGAGATGATGGATGATTTTGATGTGTTCATTTCACAGAACGCACAGACCTACCGTTATCTTATCAATAACCGTAACTTCGAGAGCTTTGTCAATGTAGTCAAGGTGGACGCAGAAAGCGGAAAGAGTATTCCGTATGCAGGAGCAGGATTTAAGATTTACGACCCGCAGGGCAATCAGGTCAAAATGACCTTTACTTATCCGACACCAACCACGATTGATGTGTTCTATACCGACGCAAATGGTTCTCTTGTCACACCTGAGAAACTGGATTACGGCAAGGGATATTCTATCGTAGAGGTACAAGCTCCATATGGATATGTACTTGATGATACTCCGGTATATTTTGATATTACCGAAGAAAATTCCACAGAGGAAGGCGGCGTAACTGTTGTGAAAGTCAATAAGCCGAATATGGCACAGAAAGGTACTATCATGGTTGAAAAGACCGGAGAAGTATTTAGCGGTGTCAATGTAAGTGGTTCTGAGGACAGTGATGTTATCTATCAGCCTGTTTATGAAGTGGCAGGACTTGAGGGTGCAGTTTATGAAGTCCGTGCTGCGGAAGATATTAGTACACCGGACGGTACACTCCGCTATTCAAAGGGCGAAGTGGTAGATACTATCACAACAAGCTCCAATGGGTTTGTTAAGAGCAAAGAACTTTATCTCGGAAAATACGAGGTCAAGGAAATTACCGCACCTTACGGAATGGTAGTCAGTGGCGAAACACATACGGTTGAGTTTACTTATGCAGGTCAGAATATATCTGTTACCGAAACTTCCACATCATTCTATAACGAAAGACAGAAAGTGCAGGTAAGCCTTGCAAAAGCCATTGAAAAGGATAAGACATTTGGTATTGGCGACAACGGAGAAATCAAAAATATCAGCTTTGGTCTTTATGCCGCAGAAGATATTGTATCTGCAAGCGGTACAGTTATTCCGGCTGATGGACTGATTGAGATTGTCAGTGTAAATGAAAATGGAACTGCTGATATGAAGTCAGACCTTCCGTTTGGCAAATACTATGTCAAAGAGATTGCAACCGATGAGCATTATGTTCTCTCAGATACGAAATATCCGGTTGCATTTGAATACGCAGGTCAGGATACCGCAACGGTTGAAATAAAAGTGAATGACGGAAAAGAAATCAAGAATGAACTTATCTATGGTTCTGTATCAGGTAAGAAGATTGATGAGAATGGAGAAGCACTTGAGGGTGCTGTTATCGGTATCTTCAAAGCCGAAGAAACAGAATTTACAAAGGATACTGCACTTATGACGACTACCTCTGCAAAAGACGGTAGTTTTTCTTTTGCAAAAGTTCCTTATGGCAAATGGATTGTAAGAGAAATCGAGCAGCCAAAGGGATTTGTTCTTGATGAAAAAGCGTATGAGGTCAATATCAGTGAAGCCGAGCAGGTAGTTGAAATCGAGATTGTCAATGAGTATGTTCACGGCAATATCAGACTCACAAAAGTGGACGCTGAATATCCAGATAACAAGCTTACGGGTGCAACCTTTGAGGTATATAAGGACACCAATGAGAACGGAAAGATTGATGATGGCGATGAACTTATCGGAAATCTTGAAGAAACTGAAACCGGAATTTATGAGATGAAAGAGTTGCTTTACGGAAAATATATTGTCCGTGAAACAAAAGCACCGGAGGGCTTCCTGCTTGATAAGGGAGAATACTCTGTTTTCATTGAAAAGGACGAAACAACTTATTCCGTTGAGAATAAGGCAGGCGTTGGATTCATCAATGAAGCTATGCGTGGAACACTGAAAATCGTCAAGACATCTTCGGACGGTAAGGTCAAAGGTTTTGCGTTCAGAGTAACCGGAGCAAATGGTTATGATATGACATTTGAAACAGATAAGAACGGTGAAATCGTGATTGAGGGACTTCGTATTGGCGAATATACCGTATCAGAGGTGGCTAACAATGCGTCTGCCGCATATATCACACCTGCCGACCAGAATGTTACTATCAAACTTGATGAAACAGCCGTCGTAAAAATGCACAATGAATTAAGGGATACTCCGAAAACAGGAGATGATACCAATATGAAATTTTGGTATGTCCTTGCCGGACTTTCTGCTGTCGGTATCGCCGTAACTTCTGTTGTTGCACACAAAAAGAAGAAAAAGGAGGGTAACGAGTAA